GTAACTTTCCTCTTGGGGGGAAGGGGTTAAAATTGGATGGACGGTAAAACCGCGAGGATCCATATAGTTAACCATTTTTTTGACTAAAGTTCCCTTCCCTGCCGCCGCCCAACCTTCCAAAACCACCACCACGGGTAATTTACACTCCCAACAGGACTTCTGTAGCGATCGCAGTTGCTGCATTAAATCTTTAATTTGTGATTGATAAGTTTCCTTGTCAAGGGAAAGAGATAGATCGAGGGGACTTAACATGATGGTCAAATAAAAGCAAAATTAGGGTATAAAGTTATAGACAAGTCAATCTCAAATAGGTCTTTCGCGTGTCTCAAGTTAAACCTACCATTCTCGTCACTGGCGGTGCGGGTTATATTGGTTCCCATGCGGTTCTAGCGCTCAAAAATGCCGGTTATTCCGTCATCGTACTCGATAATTTATCCTACGGTCACGCCGAAATCATTAAGGATATATTAAAAGTTGAGTTAATTGTCGGTGATACTAGGGATCGATCATTGCTGGATAATTTATTTGCCAGTCGTGATATTGCCGCCGTCATGCACTTTGCCGCTTTTATTGCCGTGGGGGAATCAGTCCAAGAACCGGCTATTTACTATCAAAATAATGTTAGTGGTAGTCTGACTCTTTTGCAAGCGATGATCGCCGCCGATGTGAAGAAATTTGTTTTTTCTTCCACCTGTGCCATTTATGGAATGCCGAAGGAAATTCCGATGACGGAAAATCACCCCCATCATCCCCTCAGTCCCTACGCAGCCAGCAAGGAAATGGTGGAACAAATTCTTAGGGATTTTGATCGAGCCTACGGTTTAAAATCGGTGGCTTTCCGTTATTTTAATGCTTCAGGAGCCGATCCCAGTGGTTTATTAGGGGAAGATCACCAACCGGAAACCCATTTAATTCCCTTGGCTTTATTAACTGCCCTAAAAAAACGGGATTCCCTGTCAATTTTCGGCACGGATTATGATACTCCCGATGGCACTGCTGTTCGCGATTATATCCATGTTAATGATTTAGCACAGGCTCACGTTTTAGGCTTAGAATATCTCTTAAATGGGGGCGAAAGTAATGTGTTTAATTTGGGCAATGGTAACGGTTTTTCTGTGCGCGAAGTGATTGAAACGGCGCGAGCGGTAACTGGTTTAGATATTCCTGTCATCGAAAGTCCCAGAAGGGCAGGTGATGCCCCCATTTTAATCGGCAGTAGTGATAAAGCTAAACAGGTTCTCGGTTGGCATCCCCAATATGCCGATCTCAAGGTAATAGTTGAACACGCCTGGAATTGGCATCAAAAAAGACACGCTTAACGGCGATCGAGTGCTAAACTTTAAGGTTATCAGATTGAAAAGTTCTATCAATCGATAACAGTAAAAAACTGCTAAGTAGGTGGGTGTAATTAAATATAAGATGAACGTAGAACGTAGGTTGGGTTGAAGCATGAAACCCAACGCCCGATTATGTTACGCTACCGCTAACCCATCCTACAAATAATTGTGCCTCCCTACTTAAAGGCTGATAGTTTACCGATATAAGCTTCTCTAGAATACTCTCGAATACAATGGTATGAATAACAAAATAATCTTAACATTTATAGGCTTGACTTTTTTAGCAAGTTGTGCTGATAGTAAACAGTTTCAATGTCAAAAAATCTATCGGATTGCCAACGAAGTGGCCCAAGAAACCAAATCCTTAACCAAGGGTCAAGGGAAAGAAATTGACCAAAAAAGTTGGCTATTGGCCGCCGATAAAATCGAACAGGCCGCAGAAAATATGAAAAAATTAGAAGTGAAGGATACCGAACTAGAGAAATATAAAATCGCTTTCGCTCAAGTTTACGAAGATTATGCCACTGCCACTCGTGAAATAATTCAAGTTATCGAAACTCGCAATAAAAACGGGGCAAAATTAGCACAGGAAAAGGTAAGAAAAGCCGGACAATTAGAAAAAGAAACTGGCGAAGCTTTTAACACCTATTGTCAAGCACAGTAAGGCAGTTATCAGTTAGAAGGTGTTGGGGTTTTTGGGTATTAGTTGAAATTTCCCCATTTCCCTATCACCCCATCACCTCACTTCTCTACTTTAGGGTTTAATTGCGTACAAAGTGCCGACATTTTTACTGCGAGGCATCCTGGAAAAGATGATAAAACCGAAGTCTTGCAGATGTTTGACTAAAGCATCAGGACCCTTGTTATGCCATTCCATCATGATAATTTTGATCTGTCCTAATTGACCGGTTGCCGCTAAAGAATCGAGGATTTCGTATTCGGAACCTTCACAATCAATCTTGGCAACTATATCGATGTCGGGATAATCAGAGGTAATACCTTTAAACACATCGGTGAAAGGTTTAATAATTAAATCGGCTGTAGCGGTTTGTTTCGAGGCAAAAGGTTTTAATTGGTTGTCAATACCAGAAATACCAACACTACCTTTAACATTGTAATCGTATTCGACTTGAATAATTTCATCACGAGCGCCGACTCCATAATCAAAAGCTTTAATCTTCTCCGCTAGATTGGTATTGAGGGCAAAATTTCTTAAAGCTTGGTCGTATGTAGCCTTAAAAGGTTCGTAACTATAGACAGCTTTCACATTAGCTCGATTGGCAAAAAAGAGACTAGCAAAACCCGTATTCATACCAATATCAATCGCTACACAGGGCTTATCATAGAGGAAATTATATACACCTAAAAGGAAAATTTCATGGGCGATATCTAAATCCTGTCCCGTCTCGATAATTAACTTAACTCCATCGATCTCGATAATTAATTCCTGTTGCTCATCGATATAAAATTTACAATTGGCTAGAGCCTTTAAGGCGTTAGCTTTGTTACAAACTTTACTACCCAAGAGGAAATCTTGCTTATTTTTGTTTAAACTGATCCCTAAGGGTTTGTAAAAAAGTTGACCAGATTTAGCATCATATTCCACATAATTAGGACTAATATTATGCTCTGCCAACTGACTAGACCAATATTGATCAGCAATATGAGGATAAGTCTTAAATTGCCGATAGCGTTTATGTGCATCTAACAGTTTTTGATAAAGCATTGCTTATTTAGCCTCAATTTTTTAGGGTTGCTGGAGGTAATTTTATGGACAAGTCTGACAAAGTTTGATAGGCTTGTCAAGAAAATCCCTCCTGTCTGAGCATCAGAAGTCAGGAAACCGATCTCAAACAAGGTAACACAGACCATCAGGAGTTAACAAGCCTTGAATTACTCTGATTTTATATTTTGGTGGATATTAATCCTTTTTAGCGTTCCTTTCTTAACGGCGCGCTATATAGCGAAGTCCTTCAATCTCTGGCGAGGTGTTTTTGATGGAGTCGGATTAGCGGCACTTTCCCTAATCCTATTTTATTACGCCAGTCGTACCAGTTTCCTCGTTTTCATCGTCTCCCTAGCCTTTAACTACATTATGGTCTGGCTAGTGCTGAAAATGAGCGGCTGGAAAGCGAATCTCCTGGCCACTATCGTTATCGTCATTGATATTCTCGTCCTCGCTTACTTCAAGTATTTCGGCTTTTTTGTGCAGGAAATCATCGGCTTATTCGTTTCTCTCCCCCCTAACTGGAAGGAACTTTCTCCGATTCCCGTGCCTAGCCAAATACCGCCGGGGGTATCTTTCTATACCTTCCAGATGGTGGCTTTCGTGGTGGACTCCCTACGCGAAAAGAAAAAGAAACCCCTAGCCGTCCTCGATTATGTTAATTTTATCTCCTTTTTCCCCCAAATTGTCGCAGGTCCGATCGAGCGTCGCCGGGATTTATTACCACAAATGGAGGGATTTCGCCTCAAATTTACAGGAGAAAACTTCGAGAAGGGTTTGCGTTGGCTTTCCCTCGGTTTATTTATGAAATTTGTCCTCGCCGATAACATTGCTCCCTACATCGAATTAGATAAGATGATCGACAATGCTTGGTATATCTGGTTTGAGGCCTTTTTATTCACCCTGAGAATCTATTTTGACTTCGGCGGTTATAGCTTTATTGCCGTCGGTTTGGCCTATTTTGTCGGGGTGAGATTAGAATTAAACTTTTTAGCCCCCTATACATCCCAAAGTATTAACGAATTTTGGCGACGTTGGCATATTACCCTTAGCACCTGGTTTCGGGATTATGTGTTTTTACCCCTGATGGGTTCCAATAAAAATTGGGCGCCTTTTTATCTATTCATTACCTTTACTCTTTCAGGTTTTTGGCACGGTGCGGCTTGGAATTTCATCTTTTGGGGGGCTTACCACGGGGCATTATTATTATTACTGCGTTATCTGGGCCGACCTTTCTATGCTTTTGTCGGAAAATACGTTTCTCAGCCGCAAATTCTCTCCTGGGCTTTAACGCAACTGGCTGTCATTTTTGGTTGTCTCTTTTTCATGGAGGTTAACACCAGAAGATTAATCGGCAAAATGCTGGTTATTGCCAATCCTTTCAATTATTCCTTAGCTAATATCGGTGAGATTTTTAGTTCCTATACTCTCAATCAAGGAGCAGTTTTAAGCGTCGCTTTAGTTCTTGGTATCATTGTTTTAATCCTCGAACATTTGGCTATCGCTCAGAAAAAATTTGAATATGAACTCTTGTTATCCCCTTGGCTGTCCAAAATATTGCTAGGTTTAACGATTCTCCTAGCTTCCACTAATACCGGTAACTTTATTTACTTTGAATTCTGATGAATACTAAATCATTTAACCCTTTCCCCTGGTTAGCTTCCCTAGGAGTCGCTTGGTCCCTCGGCTTTGTTTATAATGTCATCTACGGTGGCGAATTAAGCTGGTTGCGGATGATGTACGAGGAAAAATCAGCGATCGCAGCTAGTACCGAAGGACCGCGGCGTTTAATCGTCACGGCGGGATCGGGGGCGCATTATAGCATAAATTCGGAATTAATGGCCAAAGAATTGGGAATTCCCGTGGTTAACTTCGGTTTACAGGGGGATATCGGGTTAAATGTCATTGCCGCTATGATTCTCGAAAAAGCGCGCCAAGGAGACGTAATTCTGCTGATTCCCGAATATCTCATGCTCATGGATGAGGACGGTTTTAATCGCGGCGAAGGACTTTGGGGATCCGCACCTTTTAGCGTCGCTATTGGCAAACCGGGGTTAGGTGGGATACCTTTAAAAACCATGATCGAGGATACTTGGTTATTAGGTATTCCGGGGATGCGTCCAGTCACTAAATCGATGGTTGATTTATTCAGCAAAGGCAGAATGACGGGTTATCTTTCCGATCCGATTACTAATACAGGTGATCCGACTATAGTTAAGGAAAGAACAGGGAAATGGTGGCAAATGACCTTTGATACTGCTGCTTCTCCTCACTCAATTAAATTGATTGAAAAACTCAAGAAAGATTTAGAAGCAAAAGGGGCGACTCTGGTGGTTTCTTTGCCCTGGGTTTATGCTAAAAATGATGGTAAAACCGTTGCTAATATTCGCAAATCTGCCGAAGAATTAAGTCGGGTTGTGCCAACAATTTATGATCCGAAAGACTTGAACATTAAGACCGATTCTACTATTTTTGCCGACACTCATTATCATCTTTTGCCCCCAGCGAGAATTATTCGATCAGAACAATTAGTTTCGGAACTGAAACCCATCTTAAACACAACTGAGAATAAAAATCCATGAATAAACCTATAACTAAGATTTGCATTCTGGGGGGTGGTTTTGGAGGGTTATACACGGCACTCGATCTGAGTCGATTAACAGCAGTAAAATCGGGTCAATGGCAAATAACTTTAGTCGAACCAAAAGACCATTTTCTCTTTACTCCCCTTCTCTATGAACTAATTACAGGAGAATTGCAACGCTGGGAAATTGCCCCCTCCTACCGTCAATTATTAACAGGAACTCAGGTTAATTTAAAAACTCAAAAAGCTAGTAATATTGACTTAAACAATCATCAAGTATATTTAGAAAATGAGGAGGTTATAGACTACGATTACCTGATTTTAGCGGTGGGAGTGCGGAATCGTTGGCCAGCTATACCCGGGTTAGCTGATTATGGGCTGACTTTTCGGAGTTTAGAGGATGTGGAAAGATTACAAACGGCAATTCATGACTTAGAAACTCAAGGAAAATCCTCAATTAATTTAGCCATTATTGGCGGCGGTCCCAATGGGGTAGAATTAGCCTGTAAGGTAGCTGATCGTTTAGGAAAAAAAGGCAAAGTTCATCTAGTGGAAAGGAACGAGGAAATACTGCAAAACTTCCCTAAATCGGTGCGTGTTGCTTCCTATCGTTCCCTTTTAGCCAAGAATGTTAGTCTCTATTTAAACACGGGATTAAAGGAAGTTGCAGCTAATTCCATAACCGTATTTAAAGATAATAAAAATGAAGTTATCCCCATTGATTTATTATTGTGGACAGCAGGAACTGAGGCACAGGATTGGATCAATAATTTAGATTGTCAGAAAACAGCACAAGGCAAATTATTAACCCGTTCCAGTTTACAATTAATCGACTATCCCGAAGTGTTTGCCCTTGGGGATATAGCCGAAATTTATCCGAGTAAACAGGTAATTCCTGCCACAGCACAAGCAGCCTATCAAGCAGCCAGTGTAGTAGCTAAAAATATCTCGGCAGTGATTAGAAAAAAATCGCCCCAACCCTATTATTATCTGCATTTAGGTGATATGTTAACATTAGGTAAACAATCAGCCCTTGTCTCCAGTTTTGGCATTAATATTACTGGTAGATTAGCTGATATAATGCGTCGATTTGTCTATATACTGCGTTTACCCAGCAAACGTCATCAATTGAAAGTGTTTCAACATTGGGCAAAAAAAATTCTTCTCCGACTCCGTTATTCACAGGTGTTATCTAAACAACCGATTGAATCAAAAAATACTCGTTAATTGTAGTTAAAATCCATGAAAACCTTTCTCAAAAATATGGCGGCAGTTTGGCAAGCAATCCCAGAGATTCTCAAAAACCTTAAGTCTCTGAATAGTGCCTCCTCAAAATATCAAGATATACTAACAGAGTTACAAATTGACAATTATCTGCTAGAAAACTTGTATAAAAACCCAAAATATGATAGCCCTAAAAAACTAAACCGCTACGAATTTAAGGTTTTTTCTCAAGCGGGAGAAGATGGCATTACTAGCGAGATGGAGTTGGCAACGGTTTAGAAAATAGTTGCATGATAGCTTCATCAAGCTATCATTGAACATTTCTGGATAAAACCAGTAAAATTCCGATATTTTCAAGAGAATTCCTGCAAAAGTAAGTTCTCGATCCGCTATCAGGTCAAAATATCTAAAACCTCAGATAAATTTGAGATAATCTTAGGTTTTATGGATGGGATGGTTGTCTCTTATCTTTTTTCTCCTCCTCTAGACCGTCTCCTAATCTAAGGGAAGATTTTTGATTTTTGCAGGAGATATAATAAATCTATCGATTTTGACCCCTAAAAGCTGACAGCGGACGACGGAAATTGATTGCGGCAAAAAGCGCAAAAATGATTACAATCGATACAAAATATCAACGACTAGGATTAAATGGCTACTCATATTGTTACTGGTGTCGCGGGTTTTATCGGTTCTAACTTGGCAGAAAAGCTTTTAGAACAAGGAGATCAGGTGATCGGTATCGATCAATTTAATGATTATTACGACCCCAGTTTAAAGCGCAAAAATGCCCATATTCTAGCAAAATATCCCGAATTTAAGTTAATTGAAGCGGATATACAAGCCCTCGACTGGAGACAACTGTTGCAAGGAGTAGAAGTATTATTCCATCAGGCAGCCCAAGCAGGAGTCAGAGCAAGCTGGGGTGATGGATTTCGTCAATATACCGAAAGGAATATAAATGCTACTCAAATTATTCTTGAGGCCGCTAAGGAAACCCCTTCTTTACAACGGATGGTTTTTGCCTCCACTTCCTCGGTGTATGGCAACGCGGAAACGATGCCGACTCCGGAAACCCTTTGTCCCCAACCAGTTTCACCCTACGGCATCACCAAATTAGCGGCAGAAAGACTCTGTTGGCTATATCACCAGAATTTTAACGTTCCCGTCACTGCCTTGCGTTATTTCACCGTTTATGGACCGCGGCAACGTCCCGATATGGCTTTCCATAAGTTTTTTCAAGCAGCGATCGCGGGTAAACCGATCGGCATCTACGGGGATGGCAAACAAACCCGCGATTTTACCTTCATTAGTGATGCTGTAGCCGCTAATTTAGCCGCTGCCGTCGTGCCGGAAGCGGTGGGTGAGGTGTTTAATATTGGTGGTGGCAGTCGCGTGGTTTTACTGGATGTCTTGGATACCATGGAAAAAGTCATCGGTAAACCTATTGAGCGATCGCATCAAGGATTGGCCCGGGGAGATGCCCGTCACACCGCCGCCGATGTCACCAAAGCGCGTACTATTCTAGGTTATAACCCCCAAGTCTCTTTAGCCGAAGGATTAGCCCAAGAATGGCAGTGGATTCAGGGATTATATTGTTAAGTTAATTAGGGTTGGCTGAATATCAGTGGAAGCCTTGCTAAAAAATGGTTTCAGGGTTCCGCTTCCCAGTGCGCGAGGTTATTGTCTGAGTAACGCACAGAAAAGGGGTTTCTCCGAGAAATCCCTTTTCTACTCAAAAACTATCAGATCCCCCCGTCTACCGGCACCCCCCTTATCAAGGGGGGCAGGGGGGATCGAACCCAAAATCTATCTTCAATTTAATTATAACCAGCCACTTATGTAATTAATTGTGTCCACCTACTTAGAAACCATTTTTTTCAATTCTTGGCTCTCTCCCTTGTGGTGAGCAGTAGAGAAAGACTTTTTCTCGATTACCTCGTTTCCAGAGGTTCTAGCTCTTGTGTAACCTATCAGGGAAGGGAGGGAGACGCTGACTTTTCCCATTGCCAGGTGGAACCTTGGCACGAGACAAGAGAATCGAGTCGCCCCCACCCTACTGTTCCTATTTCCGTTTCTTCAGGCTAGAAGCTAACCCTAATCCTCCCAATCCTAACAAGGCAACCACGGAACCCGGTTCGGGGACGCTAGTGGGTGGAGCGTTCTCTGTTCCCTCAAGGCTAAATTGGTAAGGGCCAGAAGTAGGCCGAGAAATCCAACTTCCCCCTTGATCCTTACTCTCAACGTAACCATCACCAATCGTCCAGCCAGGGAGTCCTGTTTGAGCGGCAGATGAGGTATACCCCCAAAGATAAGACCCAGTACCACTTGAAATACCACTGACTAACCAGTAAGTGGTATTAGCGGCTAATGTGTACGGAGTAGCCAGGGTAAAGGTGTTATTGGCGAGAGAGGTGGTAATGGAAGCCGGGTTAGTAAAACTGGTTAGCTGAGTGCCGGGGGTTCCACTGCTGTTGCTATAGATACGAAGAAACAAGTTGGGATCGGCGGTGTTTTCTTGGAACAAAAGAGTAGCAGAATTAAGGTTATAACTGCCACTGCCAGTGGTAAAGCTTGCTCCTTCCCAATAACCAAGCTCTGTATAACCTGTGTCCTCAGTTCCTTGA
This portion of the Microcystis aeruginosa NIES-2549 genome encodes:
- a CDS encoding FkbM family methyltransferase yields the protein MLYQKLLDAHKRYRQFKTYPHIADQYWSSQLAEHNISPNYVEYDAKSGQLFYKPLGISLNKNKQDFLLGSKVCNKANALKALANCKFYIDEQQELIIEIDGVKLIIETGQDLDIAHEIFLLGVYNFLYDKPCVAIDIGMNTGFASLFFANRANVKAVYSYEPFKATYDQALRNFALNTNLAEKIKAFDYGVGARDEIIQVEYDYNVKGSVGISGIDNQLKPFASKQTATADLIIKPFTDVFKGITSDYPDIDIVAKIDCEGSEYEILDSLAATGQLGQIKIIMMEWHNKGPDALVKHLQDFGFIIFSRMPRSKNVGTLYAIKP
- a CDS encoding choice-of-anchor R domain-containing protein, with product MTKNQQILAKIGGGGVSLALLLSLGLGQQASAVTLVENLSQGTEDTGYTELGYWEGASFTTGSGSYNLNSATLLFQENTADPNLFLRIYSNSSGTPGTQLTSFTNPASITTSLANNTFTLATPYTLAANTTYWLVSGISSGTGSYLWGYTSSAAQTGLPGWTIGDGYVESKDQGGSWISRPTSGPYQFSLEGTENAPPTSVPEPGSVVALLGLGGLGLASSLKKRK
- the galE gene encoding UDP-glucose 4-epimerase GalE, whose product is MSQVKPTILVTGGAGYIGSHAVLALKNAGYSVIVLDNLSYGHAEIIKDILKVELIVGDTRDRSLLDNLFASRDIAAVMHFAAFIAVGESVQEPAIYYQNNVSGSLTLLQAMIAADVKKFVFSSTCAIYGMPKEIPMTENHPHHPLSPYAASKEMVEQILRDFDRAYGLKSVAFRYFNASGADPSGLLGEDHQPETHLIPLALLTALKKRDSLSIFGTDYDTPDGTAVRDYIHVNDLAQAHVLGLEYLLNGGESNVFNLGNGNGFSVREVIETARAVTGLDIPVIESPRRAGDAPILIGSSDKAKQVLGWHPQYADLKVIVEHAWNWHQKRHA
- a CDS encoding NAD-dependent epimerase/dehydratase family protein, whose protein sequence is MATHIVTGVAGFIGSNLAEKLLEQGDQVIGIDQFNDYYDPSLKRKNAHILAKYPEFKLIEADIQALDWRQLLQGVEVLFHQAAQAGVRASWGDGFRQYTERNINATQIILEAAKETPSLQRMVFASTSSVYGNAETMPTPETLCPQPVSPYGITKLAAERLCWLYHQNFNVPVTALRYFTVYGPRQRPDMAFHKFFQAAIAGKPIGIYGDGKQTRDFTFISDAVAANLAAAVVPEAVGEVFNIGGGSRVVLLDVLDTMEKVIGKPIERSHQGLARGDARHTAADVTKARTILGYNPQVSLAEGLAQEWQWIQGLYC
- a CDS encoding MBOAT family O-acyltransferase gives rise to the protein MNYSDFIFWWILILFSVPFLTARYIAKSFNLWRGVFDGVGLAALSLILFYYASRTSFLVFIVSLAFNYIMVWLVLKMSGWKANLLATIVIVIDILVLAYFKYFGFFVQEIIGLFVSLPPNWKELSPIPVPSQIPPGVSFYTFQMVAFVVDSLREKKKKPLAVLDYVNFISFFPQIVAGPIERRRDLLPQMEGFRLKFTGENFEKGLRWLSLGLFMKFVLADNIAPYIELDKMIDNAWYIWFEAFLFTLRIYFDFGGYSFIAVGLAYFVGVRLELNFLAPYTSQSINEFWRRWHITLSTWFRDYVFLPLMGSNKNWAPFYLFITFTLSGFWHGAAWNFIFWGAYHGALLLLLRYLGRPFYAFVGKYVSQPQILSWALTQLAVIFGCLFFMEVNTRRLIGKMLVIANPFNYSLANIGEIFSSYTLNQGAVLSVALVLGIIVLILEHLAIAQKKFEYELLLSPWLSKILLGLTILLASTNTGNFIYFEF
- a CDS encoding NAD(P)/FAD-dependent oxidoreductase, with amino-acid sequence MNKPITKICILGGGFGGLYTALDLSRLTAVKSGQWQITLVEPKDHFLFTPLLYELITGELQRWEIAPSYRQLLTGTQVNLKTQKASNIDLNNHQVYLENEEVIDYDYLILAVGVRNRWPAIPGLADYGLTFRSLEDVERLQTAIHDLETQGKSSINLAIIGGGPNGVELACKVADRLGKKGKVHLVERNEEILQNFPKSVRVASYRSLLAKNVSLYLNTGLKEVAANSITVFKDNKNEVIPIDLLLWTAGTEAQDWINNLDCQKTAQGKLLTRSSLQLIDYPEVFALGDIAEIYPSKQVIPATAQAAYQAASVVAKNISAVIRKKSPQPYYYLHLGDMLTLGKQSALVSSFGINITGRLADIMRRFVYILRLPSKRHQLKVFQHWAKKILLRLRYSQVLSKQPIESKNTR